A genomic window from Sporosarcina sp. Marseille-Q4063 includes:
- a CDS encoding ABC transporter ATP-binding protein: MLKQFFSYYKPHKRLFIIDFSSAVFVALLELAFPLAVQWFIDVLLPGGNWGKIVTVSILLLLVYILSTFLQYIVSYLGHKLGINIETDMRQQLFNHVQRQSFRFFDNTKTGHIMSRITNDLFDIGELAHHGPEDLFIAIMTLVGAFILMYNINPELAVIAIVIVPLLVVLVTFCNIKMNQAWTNMYGKIADVNARVEDSVSGARVVQSFTNEEFEISRFETDNGNFRIAKLVAYKVMAWTHSSMYMMTRLMTLVVLVVGAWFSFNGKLTYGELVGFILFVNILIKPVDKISALLELYPKGMAGFRRFRDLLDQEPEIEDAPNAIAVNHLTGDIDFKDVSFNYDSTKLVLKDVNLSIRAGETVAFVGPSGAGKTTICSLIPRFYDVNEGAISIDGIDVREMTQKSLRSQIGIVQQDVFLFTGTIKENIAYGNLAASDEEIYEAARKAHLEEYINSLPKGYETQIGERGLKLSGGQKQRLAIARMFLKNPPILILDEATSALDTETERIIQQSLTELAENRTTLVIAHRLATIRDANRVIVVTEDGIAEDGTYAELLEKDGIFAHLHNIQFQKV, encoded by the coding sequence TTGTTAAAACAATTCTTTTCTTATTATAAACCCCATAAACGGCTGTTTATCATAGATTTTTCGAGCGCCGTATTTGTCGCTTTGCTCGAACTCGCATTTCCATTGGCGGTTCAGTGGTTCATCGATGTCTTGCTCCCAGGCGGGAATTGGGGAAAAATCGTTACGGTCAGCATTCTATTACTTCTGGTCTATATTTTAAGTACATTCCTTCAATATATCGTCAGTTATCTTGGCCATAAACTAGGCATAAATATTGAAACAGATATGCGCCAACAACTTTTCAATCATGTTCAAAGACAATCGTTCAGATTTTTTGATAATACGAAAACTGGACATATTATGAGTCGGATCACCAACGATTTATTCGACATCGGAGAACTTGCTCACCATGGTCCCGAGGATTTGTTTATCGCGATCATGACGCTAGTCGGCGCATTTATTCTTATGTACAATATCAATCCGGAACTTGCCGTCATTGCAATCGTCATCGTTCCGCTACTTGTGGTGCTCGTTACATTCTGTAATATTAAAATGAATCAAGCATGGACCAATATGTACGGAAAAATTGCAGATGTTAACGCCCGTGTTGAAGATAGCGTTTCGGGTGCGCGTGTTGTCCAATCCTTTACTAACGAAGAATTTGAAATCTCACGTTTTGAAACGGATAACGGCAACTTTCGAATTGCGAAGCTTGTTGCATATAAGGTGATGGCGTGGACGCATTCAAGTATGTATATGATGACGCGATTGATGACCTTAGTCGTTCTCGTCGTTGGTGCATGGTTTTCATTCAACGGAAAGTTAACGTACGGAGAACTTGTCGGGTTTATTCTTTTTGTTAATATTCTCATCAAACCTGTTGATAAAATTAGTGCATTGCTGGAACTTTATCCAAAAGGAATGGCTGGTTTTCGCCGCTTCCGAGATTTGCTTGATCAAGAACCTGAAATTGAGGATGCACCAAACGCAATTGCAGTTAATCATTTAACTGGCGATATCGACTTTAAAGATGTTTCGTTCAATTACGACAGCACGAAGCTTGTTCTCAAGGATGTTAACTTAAGTATCCGTGCGGGCGAGACAGTTGCCTTCGTCGGACCATCAGGCGCCGGGAAAACAACGATTTGCTCATTAATTCCTCGATTTTACGATGTGAATGAAGGGGCTATTTCAATCGACGGGATCGATGTTCGTGAAATGACGCAGAAATCGCTGCGGTCGCAAATCGGGATTGTTCAGCAAGATGTCTTCTTATTTACCGGAACCATTAAAGAAAATATTGCTTATGGAAATTTAGCGGCTTCTGATGAAGAAATTTATGAGGCGGCGCGTAAAGCCCATCTTGAGGAATATATTAATTCATTGCCAAAAGGTTACGAAACACAAATTGGCGAACGAGGATTAAAACTTTCGGGCGGGCAAAAACAACGACTTGCCATTGCGCGCATGTTCTTGAAAAATCCACCGATTCTAATTTTAGATGAAGCGACGTCTGCACTTGATACTGAAACAGAACGGATTATTCAGCAGTCACTTACCGAACTTGCCGAAAATAGAACGACGCTTGTTATTGCTCACCGACTTGCGACGATTCGCGATGCAAACCGCGTCATCGTTGTAACTGAAGACGGGATTGCAGAAGATGGAACCTACGCAGAACTTCTTGAAAAAGACGGCATTTTTGCGCATTTGCATAATATTCAATTTCAAAAAGTTTAA
- the hflX gene encoding GTPase HflX, with the protein MDILVERAVLVGVNVQTDDHFEYSMEELGNLAEAIDVEVVGTVVQNMERVNPSHYVGTGKIGEIRNYFEGTDANLIIFNDELSPSQIRNLENGLECKVIDRTMLILDIFARRARSRESRMQVDLAQLQYMLPRLVGLRASLSRQGGGTGGGFQNKGAGETKLELDRRVIEDQIAKLKRDLESVGAQRETQRKQRRRSGLPVVSLVGYTNAGKSTLMNGLLEKMNVSVEKQVFEKDMLFATLDTSVRNVKLPDNKEFLLTDTVGFVGKLPHSLVKAFRSTLEEARDADLLLQVVDVSHPEYRFMMDVTDQTLNDVGVENVPTINVFNKSDLAEVRYPQVSENNVWLSAKDGKGLDQLVDLIKKHVFDKYVTCKLLIPFDRGDVVAYLNDKANVKKTSYDEDGTVMTVEMLTYDRERFEEFVTSY; encoded by the coding sequence TTGGATATATTAGTCGAACGCGCCGTGCTAGTCGGTGTAAATGTTCAGACAGATGATCATTTTGAATACTCGATGGAGGAACTTGGAAACCTGGCTGAAGCGATTGATGTGGAAGTCGTCGGCACCGTCGTTCAAAATATGGAGCGTGTTAATCCTTCCCATTACGTCGGGACGGGAAAAATAGGTGAAATTCGAAATTACTTTGAAGGAACAGATGCGAATTTAATCATTTTCAATGATGAATTATCGCCATCCCAAATTCGTAATTTGGAAAATGGGCTAGAGTGCAAAGTAATCGATAGAACCATGCTGATTCTTGATATATTTGCGAGACGAGCTCGATCTAGAGAGTCGAGAATGCAAGTGGATTTAGCGCAATTACAATATATGTTGCCTCGTTTAGTTGGTCTTCGCGCGTCATTAAGCAGACAAGGTGGCGGAACGGGCGGCGGTTTTCAGAACAAAGGAGCCGGTGAAACGAAGCTTGAGCTTGACCGAAGAGTGATTGAAGATCAAATAGCCAAATTAAAACGCGATTTGGAAAGTGTCGGGGCGCAGCGTGAAACGCAACGTAAACAGCGCAGAAGAAGCGGTTTGCCTGTCGTTTCACTCGTAGGTTATACGAATGCGGGAAAATCGACGCTTATGAACGGACTTCTCGAGAAAATGAATGTATCGGTAGAAAAACAAGTGTTTGAAAAGGATATGCTATTCGCGACACTTGATACTTCTGTAAGGAATGTCAAACTGCCTGACAATAAAGAATTTCTGTTAACAGACACAGTTGGTTTTGTCGGTAAACTACCACATAGCCTAGTAAAAGCATTCCGTTCCACGTTGGAGGAAGCGCGTGATGCGGATCTTCTGCTTCAAGTCGTTGATGTTTCGCATCCTGAATATCGGTTCATGATGGATGTCACCGATCAAACATTGAATGACGTAGGTGTCGAAAATGTACCGACAATAAACGTGTTCAATAAATCGGATTTGGCGGAAGTTCGTTATCCGCAAGTAAGTGAGAATAATGTATGGTTGTCGGCGAAAGACGGCAAAGGCTTAGACCAGCTTGTCGATTTAATCAAAAAACATGTTTTCGATAAGTATGTTACGTGTAAATTACTTATCCCATTTGACCGCGGGGACGTTGTCGCATATTTAAATGATAAAGCAAATGTGAAAAAAACATCCTACGACGAAGACGGAACAGTTATGACTGTTGAAATGTTAACCTATGACCGTGAACGGTTCGAAGAATTCGTTACAAGTTACTAA
- a CDS encoding VOC family protein, with protein sequence MIKLDHVVYFTEKSPDDVVNEQEKMGWHAVIGGSHEKWGTHNALMYVGNAYIEWLSVENKNIAEKSDHQLVNLLLRDVPDGEAWGTICLTVDDIESFDMKIRARGYQTSGAIQAERKTASGDIRKWKMLFVDQQPSANLPLPFFIEWEKDDEERFNELREDGTILPDNEKLIITECIFTVNDPEKAAEEWSSLLSTTHSENTIALPNADLKFIGKEQKVKEERLAEVVIEHV encoded by the coding sequence ATGATTAAACTTGATCATGTTGTTTATTTCACAGAGAAATCTCCCGACGACGTAGTAAATGAACAAGAAAAAATGGGGTGGCATGCGGTAATCGGCGGTAGTCATGAAAAATGGGGAACGCATAACGCACTTATGTATGTAGGAAATGCGTATATTGAATGGCTTTCTGTTGAAAATAAAAACATCGCAGAAAAATCGGATCATCAACTAGTAAATTTATTATTACGGGATGTTCCTGATGGGGAGGCTTGGGGTACGATTTGTCTTACCGTCGATGACATTGAATCTTTCGATATGAAAATCCGCGCACGGGGTTATCAAACTTCTGGTGCTATCCAAGCCGAGAGAAAGACGGCATCGGGCGATATCCGAAAATGGAAAATGCTTTTTGTCGACCAGCAACCGTCAGCGAATTTACCGTTGCCATTTTTTATTGAATGGGAAAAAGATGATGAAGAACGTTTCAATGAGCTGCGCGAAGATGGAACGATTTTACCGGACAATGAGAAATTGATCATTACGGAATGTATTTTCACTGTGAATGACCCCGAGAAAGCTGCCGAGGAATGGTCGTCCTTGTTATCGACGACCCATTCTGAAAACACAATTGCATTACCAAATGCCGATCTTAAATTCATTGGTAAGGAACAAAAAGTAAAAGAAGAAAGGCTGGCAGAAGTAGTCATTGAGCATGTATAA
- the putP gene encoding sodium/proline symporter PutP: protein MSSDFYQLIAIILYMAAMLIIGYYAFRRTSNLTDYMLGGRSLGPAVTALSAGAADMSGWLLMGLPGAIYVNGLGGAWIAIGLTVGAYLNWLFVAPRLRVYTQVSNESITIPSFLENRLKDKSGLLRIVSGIIILIFFTFYVSSGMVAGGVFFESSFGLEYHTGLLIVSAVVLAYTLFGGFLAVSYTDFVQGLIMFLALILVPLFGVFITGGLGETAASIREVNPNLLNMVSGVTILGVLSSVAWGLGYFGQPHIIVRFMAITSVKETKNARRIGIGWMILSLAGAIATALVGIAYYQQNAGTKLVDPEAVFIALGQIIFHPFVAGIMLAAVLAAIMSTISSQLIVTSSALIEDLYKAIINKDASDKSYVFLGRMSVLLVAIVAAILAWGDHDTILKLVSFAWAGFGASFGPIILLSLYWRKITTIGALSGMVVGAITVIIWGNIKVLSNTLYEIVPGFILCLLVTYFISLVTYKKDPVIEQEFTDTLEKLTRER from the coding sequence ATGTCTAGCGATTTCTATCAATTAATTGCAATTATTTTATACATGGCTGCCATGTTAATCATCGGGTACTATGCCTTTAGGCGAACATCGAATTTGACAGATTATATGTTAGGCGGAAGATCTCTGGGGCCTGCAGTCACTGCACTTAGTGCCGGGGCGGCGGATATGTCCGGGTGGCTACTGATGGGACTTCCGGGTGCCATTTATGTCAATGGGTTAGGGGGCGCTTGGATTGCCATCGGATTAACAGTTGGCGCTTATTTAAACTGGTTGTTCGTTGCGCCGCGTTTACGTGTCTATACCCAAGTTTCAAATGAATCCATTACGATTCCAAGCTTTTTGGAAAATAGATTGAAGGATAAATCGGGGCTACTTCGAATCGTTTCAGGAATAATCATATTAATATTCTTTACGTTTTACGTATCATCAGGAATGGTAGCGGGCGGTGTGTTTTTTGAAAGTTCGTTTGGACTTGAGTATCATACCGGTCTACTAATCGTTTCTGCTGTCGTCTTGGCGTACACGCTTTTTGGCGGATTCCTTGCGGTCAGTTATACGGATTTCGTTCAAGGGCTTATTATGTTCCTTGCGCTGATTCTCGTTCCGCTGTTCGGTGTTTTTATCACGGGTGGATTAGGAGAAACAGCAGCCAGTATTCGTGAAGTGAATCCGAACTTATTGAATATGGTTTCGGGTGTGACAATCCTTGGTGTTCTTTCCTCGGTAGCATGGGGACTGGGTTATTTTGGACAACCGCATATTATCGTTCGGTTTATGGCGATCACATCTGTTAAAGAAACGAAAAATGCAAGAAGAATCGGCATCGGTTGGATGATCTTAAGTTTGGCGGGAGCTATTGCGACGGCGCTTGTTGGAATTGCCTATTACCAACAAAATGCGGGAACGAAGTTGGTTGATCCCGAAGCAGTATTTATCGCGCTGGGTCAAATTATTTTCCATCCGTTCGTTGCCGGAATTATGCTCGCGGCTGTTTTAGCTGCAATTATGAGTACGATTTCTTCACAGCTCATCGTCACATCCTCCGCGCTTATCGAGGATCTATATAAAGCCATCATAAATAAAGATGCATCTGATAAAAGTTACGTGTTTTTGGGCAGAATGTCAGTCCTGTTAGTTGCTATCGTAGCTGCAATCTTGGCGTGGGGCGACCATGATACAATCCTGAAACTCGTATCGTTCGCTTGGGCCGGGTTTGGGGCGTCATTCGGTCCGATTATATTGTTATCGCTATACTGGAGAAAAATTACCACAATCGGGGCATTGTCAGGAATGGTAGTCGGTGCGATTACAGTTATTATTTGGGGAAATATAAAAGTGCTTTCCAATACGTTATATGAAATTGTTCCTGGGTTCATCTTATGTCTGCTTGTGACATATTTCATTAGTTTAGTTACCTATAAAAAAGATCCTGTAATTGAACAGGAATTTACAGATACGTTGGAAAAACTGACAAGGGAAAGATAA
- a CDS encoding nucleoside deaminase: MVHTKWLDKTVKMAIENVRKGGGPFAAIVVKDGEIIGTGTNLVHLNNDPSAHAELLAIREACTALSSIDLSDCVLYASGEPCPMCLGAAYWSTVGNIYYACSKADALEDANFDNPLAEFFPDQTKEPENREVPFIQMKTENSLAPFHEWNRKNMKA, from the coding sequence ATGGTACATACTAAATGGCTTGATAAAACTGTGAAAATGGCAATCGAAAATGTGAGAAAAGGCGGCGGTCCATTTGCGGCAATCGTTGTGAAAGACGGAGAAATCATTGGAACGGGAACAAATCTAGTTCACCTGAACAATGACCCTTCAGCTCACGCGGAACTACTCGCAATTCGCGAGGCATGCACTGCACTTTCATCAATCGATCTTTCTGACTGCGTATTATATGCAAGCGGAGAACCATGTCCGATGTGTTTAGGTGCCGCCTATTGGTCGACTGTCGGAAATATTTACTATGCATGCAGCAAGGCCGATGCTTTAGAAGATGCAAATTTCGACAATCCGCTTGCTGAATTTTTTCCTGATCAAACTAAAGAACCTGAAAACCGCGAAGTTCCTTTCATTCAGATGAAAACAGAGAATTCCCTAGCACCGTTTCATGAGTGGAATCGAAAAAATATGAAAGCTTAG
- a CDS encoding AMP-binding protein, translated as MTLLEKTVGEIVKEQAERHPNQEAYVYPEHGIRKTYKEFDEETDLLAKAFIGMGIKKGDNVAIWSDNKREWLLSQFATGKMGAVLVTVNTNYQAAELEYLLKQSEATTLILDESFKGTSYIDIIRSICPELIHSKQGVISSEKFPHLKKVILMSERGEEGMYNWSEFMAHAYGVSDAVLNEHLKGLHPDDVINIQYTSGTTGFPKGVMLTHNNVVNNGKQIGDIMKLTEQDRVCIPVPFFHCFGCVLGTMAAVTHGSAMIIIEQFNPETVLQAVQDEKCTALHGVPTMFIAELNHPNFKKYDTSSLRTGIMAGSTCPIEVMRRVINDMGASEITICYGQTETSPVFLQTRTDDPIEKKVATVGQPHPNVEVKIVDPVSEAEVKVGEPGELWTRGYHVMKGYYNNEEATNEVINGEGWLRTGDIAIEDAEGYFSITGRIRDMVIRGGENIYPREVEEFLYTHPAIADVQIVGVPDPKYGEELMAWIIPKEGVEIDEESVKEFCKGKISFHKIPRYIEFIDEYPMTASGKIMKFKLQEMSEGKI; from the coding sequence TTGACACTATTAGAAAAGACGGTAGGGGAAATCGTTAAAGAACAAGCAGAACGTCATCCGAATCAGGAAGCTTATGTATATCCTGAACATGGAATCCGTAAAACGTATAAAGAATTCGATGAAGAAACAGACTTACTCGCAAAGGCGTTTATTGGCATGGGCATTAAGAAGGGCGATAATGTAGCGATTTGGTCTGATAATAAGCGGGAGTGGTTATTAAGCCAATTTGCGACAGGCAAAATGGGGGCTGTTCTTGTCACGGTAAATACCAATTACCAAGCGGCGGAATTAGAATACTTGCTTAAACAATCTGAAGCCACAACGCTCATACTAGATGAAAGCTTTAAAGGGACGAGCTATATCGACATCATTCGTTCTATTTGTCCCGAACTTATACATAGTAAGCAAGGCGTTATTTCGAGTGAAAAGTTCCCGCACTTAAAGAAAGTGATTCTAATGTCAGAGCGCGGCGAAGAAGGAATGTACAATTGGTCAGAGTTCATGGCTCATGCTTATGGCGTTTCAGATGCTGTTTTAAACGAGCATTTGAAAGGACTTCATCCTGACGACGTCATTAATATCCAGTATACATCGGGTACGACTGGGTTTCCGAAAGGTGTCATGTTGACGCATAATAACGTCGTTAATAACGGGAAGCAAATTGGAGACATTATGAAATTGACTGAACAAGACCGAGTTTGTATTCCGGTTCCGTTTTTCCATTGCTTCGGGTGCGTTCTGGGAACGATGGCGGCGGTGACGCATGGATCTGCCATGATTATTATCGAACAATTTAATCCGGAAACAGTTTTACAAGCGGTTCAAGATGAAAAATGTACAGCGCTCCACGGCGTTCCAACCATGTTTATTGCCGAATTAAATCATCCGAATTTCAAAAAGTATGATACTTCCTCACTGCGCACGGGAATAATGGCTGGTTCAACATGCCCGATTGAAGTCATGCGCCGCGTGATCAATGACATGGGGGCAAGCGAAATCACCATTTGCTACGGTCAAACGGAAACATCACCTGTCTTTTTACAGACAAGAACTGATGACCCGATTGAAAAGAAAGTAGCAACGGTTGGGCAGCCGCATCCGAATGTTGAAGTGAAAATTGTCGATCCTGTTAGTGAGGCGGAAGTCAAAGTCGGTGAACCTGGTGAATTATGGACACGCGGATATCATGTCATGAAGGGTTATTATAATAACGAGGAAGCCACAAATGAGGTTATTAACGGGGAAGGTTGGTTGCGTACGGGGGATATTGCCATTGAAGACGCGGAAGGTTATTTCAGTATCACGGGAAGAATTCGGGATATGGTCATCCGCGGCGGTGAAAATATTTACCCGCGCGAAGTTGAAGAGTTCCTTTACACGCATCCGGCAATAGCGGATGTTCAAATTGTAGGCGTTCCGGATCCTAAATACGGCGAAGAATTGATGGCGTGGATCATCCCGAAAGAAGGGGTGGAAATCGATGAGGAATCTGTGAAGGAATTTTGCAAAGGGAAAATTTCATTCCATAAAATTCCGCGTTACATTGAATTTATCGATGAATATCCAATGACCGCTTCGGGTAAAATTATGAAGTTTAAACTACAGGAAATGTCCGAAGGGAAAATCTAA
- a CDS encoding FMN-binding glutamate synthase family protein has product MNWFVEGVSITTMIVISILVIVPIGIMVFLYLLDRRQKQHAILRNFPILGRMRYMLEKTGPELRQYLFNDDNDGEPFNREEYLHMVLPGKYLSSVIGFGSKRDFDESGYFIRNAMFTKQNEEMRVDNETLVDTMRYLVDEDGLFARREHREEVPALPWLLPEEDAVIIGPNCEHPFHVRSLLGQSGMSYGALGENAITALSKGIGMAKGAWMNTGEGGLSKYHLAGGADIIAQIGSGLFGFRTEDGEFSWERLREKAEIPEVKAFEIKLAQGAKMRGGHVEGEKVTEEIAAIRNVVPFTTINSPNRFHQFSDYPTLFDFIDKIRDHTGKPVGIKLVIGGKQDAEELASFMHETGLGPDFISLDGAEGGSGATYQDLADGVGLPLRSALILLDDALRKFEVRDRVKIIASGKVTTPDRAAIALAMGADLVQIARGFMISVGCIMAERCHTNTCPAGVATTDLKLQKGLVVEEKKFRVTNYILTMREGLFRIAAAAGLDSPTKFEREHVVYKDERGRVFPVE; this is encoded by the coding sequence ATGAATTGGTTTGTTGAAGGGGTATCGATTACGACGATGATTGTCATCTCGATTCTTGTGATTGTCCCAATTGGAATTATGGTTTTTCTATACTTATTAGACCGTCGACAAAAGCAACATGCCATTTTAAGAAACTTTCCGATTTTGGGCCGAATGCGTTATATGCTGGAGAAAACCGGACCCGAGCTCCGGCAATACTTATTCAATGATGATAATGACGGGGAGCCGTTTAATCGTGAAGAATATTTGCATATGGTCCTTCCGGGAAAATATTTAAGCAGCGTCATCGGTTTTGGATCCAAACGCGATTTCGATGAGTCGGGTTATTTTATTCGAAACGCGATGTTTACGAAACAGAACGAGGAAATGCGCGTTGATAATGAAACACTTGTCGACACGATGCGTTATCTCGTTGATGAAGACGGGTTATTCGCAAGACGTGAGCATCGTGAAGAAGTTCCGGCGTTGCCGTGGTTGTTGCCAGAAGAAGATGCGGTAATAATCGGTCCGAACTGCGAACATCCTTTTCACGTTCGTAGTTTGCTAGGTCAATCAGGAATGAGCTACGGGGCACTAGGCGAAAATGCAATTACAGCCTTATCAAAAGGCATTGGCATGGCAAAAGGTGCTTGGATGAATACAGGCGAAGGCGGCTTGTCCAAATACCATTTAGCCGGAGGTGCCGACATTATCGCGCAGATTGGTTCGGGCCTTTTCGGATTTAGAACTGAAGACGGGGAATTCAGCTGGGAACGGTTACGTGAAAAAGCAGAGATTCCCGAAGTGAAAGCCTTTGAAATTAAATTAGCGCAAGGGGCGAAAATGCGCGGGGGACATGTCGAAGGGGAGAAAGTGACGGAGGAAATCGCGGCAATCCGAAACGTCGTCCCATTTACGACCATTAACAGTCCGAATCGTTTCCATCAATTCAGCGATTACCCGACACTTTTCGATTTTATTGATAAAATTCGCGATCACACGGGGAAACCTGTTGGGATTAAATTGGTCATCGGCGGAAAGCAAGATGCAGAAGAACTTGCTTCCTTTATGCACGAAACAGGACTAGGACCGGACTTCATTTCCTTAGATGGTGCTGAAGGCGGATCCGGTGCGACGTATCAAGATTTGGCTGACGGAGTCGGATTGCCGCTTCGTTCCGCACTTATTCTATTAGACGATGCGCTTCGGAAATTCGAAGTTCGTGATCGCGTGAAAATTATTGCATCAGGGAAAGTAACAACGCCTGACCGGGCCGCAATTGCTTTGGCAATGGGCGCCGACCTTGTTCAAATTGCACGCGGTTTCATGATTTCAGTTGGTTGCATCATGGCCGAACGTTGCCATACAAATACTTGTCCTGCAGGTGTCGCGACGACGGATCTGAAATTGCAAAAAGGACTTGTTGTTGAAGAGAAAAAGTTCCGTGTGACAAACTATATTTTAACGATGCGAGAAGGCTTATTTCGAATTGCGGCAGCAGCAGGCCTTGATTCTCCGACGAAGTTTGAAAGAGAACATGTCGTGTATAAAGATGAACGCGGAAGAGTGTTTCCTGTCGAATAA
- the nfsA gene encoding oxygen-insensitive NADPH nitroreductase, which translates to MTIKLLTSHASVRKYKDVTLSKNELHEIVRAGQHAASSNFVQAYSVIHVTEKETREELARLSKNPQQILSAGAVLVLCMDFYRVKQGARMLGKEIDFSLAEHLLVGATDVALFAQNIAIAAESKGYGICYIGGVRNAPEEISELLNLPEGVAPMYAMTIGVPDEANEVKPRLPVEAIIHENSYDGEKYDAIIPAYDNTMNDYYMSRGSNQKDAAWSDSMSAFLGEPRRTHMKDFLKKRGFEFN; encoded by the coding sequence TTGACCATTAAATTATTAACCAGTCATGCTTCAGTAAGAAAATATAAAGACGTTACACTATCTAAGAATGAACTTCATGAAATCGTGCGTGCCGGGCAACATGCTGCTAGTTCTAACTTTGTACAAGCTTATTCTGTAATTCATGTGACCGAAAAGGAAACACGAGAAGAACTTGCGCGCTTGTCAAAAAATCCGCAGCAAATTTTATCTGCTGGCGCTGTTCTTGTACTATGCATGGATTTTTATCGCGTAAAACAAGGCGCAAGAATGTTAGGTAAGGAAATTGACTTTTCCCTTGCCGAACACTTACTTGTCGGTGCCACGGACGTTGCTTTATTCGCACAGAACATTGCCATTGCGGCTGAATCGAAAGGTTATGGAATTTGTTATATCGGCGGCGTGCGTAATGCGCCTGAAGAAATTAGCGAACTTCTAAATCTACCGGAAGGCGTCGCGCCGATGTATGCGATGACGATTGGTGTGCCAGATGAAGCAAATGAAGTGAAACCAAGACTCCCGGTCGAAGCGATCATTCATGAAAACAGCTATGATGGGGAAAAATATGACGCGATCATTCCAGCTTATGATAATACGATGAATGATTATTACATGAGCCGCGGTTCCAACCAAAAAGACGCCGCATGGTCAGACTCTATGTCGGC